The proteins below come from a single Denticeps clupeoides chromosome 15, fDenClu1.1, whole genome shotgun sequence genomic window:
- the LOC114765186 gene encoding SLAM family member 5-like gives MVLPTDSLVNCQPWSRRGVFWGIAPSTQDENDVTPAQCCHVTFLRFSPICLAAIYRPGISEYLQFKQRTQLNTETGDVTVSRVTPADSGLYEAEIIIDGKIKSFTQQVDVIDPVRNIRISCNETGSTVTLVCEADGPLLSYSWTGPGLQNPENRNPIQISEENLGSSYTCLVKNPVSEEKQSYTAGDCSTRDRTIFLVGSVVGSLLLLLILLVLVLVVLLVFKRPQSRRGKCSSEPSTADRLVMSAVSILPQNHKTHYNKESDEERTESNQDMDQVQEGEKERCLNHHQPDKKKEVKQKHGDVYKSKSNSINVDLSIIEQGNTENYFKKYQDKSPEELRITDETSEPVRQEFEDKNQQPNKETDTSDEDEEKRSFEPSNLAMRRSLPWHVTNGMTSLHNTRNPRH, from the exons ATGGTTCTGCCCACcgattccctcgtcaactgccaGCCA TGGAGCAGAAGGGGCGTTTTTTGGGGCATTGCCCCCTCCACCCAGGATGAGAATGACGTGACTCCTGCCCAATGTTGTCATGTTACATTCCTCAGATTTAGTCCCATCTGTCTGGCTGCCATTTACAG ACCAGGGATCTCAGAATATTTACAGTTCAAGCAGCGGACTCAGCTGAACACAGAAACCGGCGATGTCACCGTCAGTAGGGTGACACCAGCCGACAGTGGACTGTATGAAGCAGAAATTATTATTGATGGAAAAATAAAGAGTTTCACTCAACAAGTGGATGTTATTg aCCCTGTGAGGAACATCAGGATCAGCTGTAATGAAACAGGATCTACAGTAACTCTGGTCTGTGAAGCAGACGGTCCTCTCCTCAGTTACAGCTGGACAGGACCTGGACTACAGAACCCAGAGAACAGGAACCCGATACAGATCAGTGAAGAGAACCTGGGTTCCAGCTACACCTGTCTGGTGAAGAACCCAGTTAGTGAGGAGAAGCAGAGTTACACAGCTGGAGACTGTTCTACTAGAG aTCGCACCATTTTCCTGGTTGGTTCTGTTGTTGGATCTCTCCTTCTACTTCTCATTCTGCTGGTATTGGTTCTTGTTGTACTGTTGGTTTTTAAGCGCCCACAGTCTCGCAGAGGTAAGTGCAGCTCAGAACCTTCCACTGCTGATCGTCTTGTAATGTCTGCTGTGAGCATCTTACCACAAAACCACAAGACTCATTATAACAAAGAGAGTGATGAGGAGAGAACTGAGTCCAACCAGGATATGGATCAGGTACAAGAGGGTGAAAAGGAGAGATGTTTGAACCACCATCAGCCTGATAAAAAGAAGGaagtaaaacagaaacatgGTGATGTTTACAAAAGCAAGTCGAACTCCATTAATGTGGATCTGTCAATCATCGAACAAGGCAacacagaaaattattttaaaaaatatcaagATAAGAGTCCAG aagAACTAAGAATCACTGATGAGACCTCTGAGCCAGTCAGACAGGAGTTTGAAGACAAGAACCAACAACCAAACAAAGAGACAGACAccagtgatgaagatgaag AAAAAAGGTCCTTCGAACCCTCAAACCTGGCAATGAGAAGGAGTCTTCCATGGCATGTGACCAACGGCATGACAAGTCTCCATAACACACGCAATCCAAGACACTGA
- the LOC114764512 gene encoding uncharacterized protein LOC114764512: MNFYIIPWICFLLRAELGDTSGTFYVETNGDLSLRPNFRGNKEEILWKHNDNKMVEWEKNTPEVSEYLQFKKRTQLNTETGDVTVRKVTTADSGLYEANIIIDGTIKSFTQQVKVIDPVRNIRISCNETGSTVTLVCEADGPLLSYSWSGSGLQNPENRNPIQISGENLGSNYICVGRNPVSEEKKSYTAGDCSTRDRTVFLDGSVVGCLILLLILMVLVLVGLLVYKRLKSRRDQANKESDEERPQYNQDMDHVQEGEEERLLKQPGKKKEVKQKHGDEGENETIQPDTKTNLQSQVRGGEDVDKMKSNSINVDLSMIKQGNTENNIRKYEAMSPEKLTDKSDLKPHVQPPPARREEVQSADVTSEPVRQELEDKNQQPNKDTDTSDEDEGKKKTNKQDSAEDETRSSETLTKETPYSMGKTESAEQQEQKTPSDNQTEERNDQQSPNKQGADPDRQSPQPAAHGGESQSECEEEN; this comes from the exons ATGAATTTCTACATTATTCCCTGGATCTGCTTCCTCCTGAGGGCAGAACTGG GTGACACTTCAGGGACCTTCTATGTTGAGACAAATGGGGACTTGTCATTACGTCCAAACTTCAGAGGCAATAAAGAGGAGATTCTCTGGAAACACAATGACAACAAGATGGTGGAATGGGagaaaaatacaccagaggTCTCAGAATATTTACAATTCAAGAAGCGAACTCAGCTGAACACAGAAACAGGCGATGTCACCGTCAGAAAGGTGACAACAGCCGACAGTGGACTGTATGAAgcaaatattattattgatgGAACAATAAAGAGTTTCACTCAACAAGTGAAAGTTATTg acCCTGTGAGGAACATCAGGATCAGCTGTAATGAAACAGGATCTACAGTAACTCTGGTCTGTGAAGCAGACGGTCCTCTCCTCAGCTACAGCTGGTCAGGATCTGGACTACAGAACCCAGAGAACAGGAACCCGATACAGATCAGTGGAGAGAACCTGGGTTCCAACTACATCTGTGTGGGGAGAAACCCAGTGAGTGAGGAGAAGAAGAGTTACACAGCTGGAGACTGTTCTACTAGAG ATCGCACTGTTTTCCTGGATGGTTCTGTTGTTGGATGTCTCATTCTACTTCTCATTCTGATGGTATTGGTTCTTGTTGGACTGTTGGTTTATAAGCGCCTAAAGTCACGCAGAG atcaAGCGAATAAAGAGAGTGATGAGGAGAGACCTCAGTACAACCAGGACATGGATCACGTACAAGAGGGTGAAGAGGAGAGATTATTGAAGCAGCCTGGTAAAAAGAAGGaagtaaaacagaaacatgGTGATGAAGGGGAAAATGAGACAATCCAGCCTGATACCAAGACAAATCTTCAGTCACAAGTACGTGGTGGTGAggatgtggacaaaatgaagTCGAACTCCATTAATGTGGATCTGTCAATGATCAAACAAGGCAACACAGAAAATAATATTAGAAAATATGAAGCAATGAGTCCAG AAAAACTGACTGACAAATCTGATCTGAAGCCACATGTACAGCCACCTCCAGCCCGTCGTG AAGAAGTACAATCTGCTGATGTGACCTCTGAGCCAGTCAGACAGGAGTTAGAAGACAAGAACCAACAACCAAACAAAGATACAGACAccagtgatgaagatgaag GcaagaaaaagacaaacaagCAGGACAGTGCAGAAGATGAGACAAGAAGCAGCGAGACACTGACCAAGGAAACTCCCTACTCGATG GGGAAGACAGAGTCTGCTGAGCAGCAGGAACAGAAAACACCATCTGACAACCAAACTGAGGAGAGAAATGACCAACAAAGCCCAAATAAACAAG gTGCAGATCCTGACAGGCAATCACCACAACCAGCAGCTCATGGTGGAGAGTCTCAGTCTGAATGTGAGGAAGAAAATTGA
- the LOC114764510 gene encoding neurofilament heavy polypeptide-like isoform X2, producing MNFYIIPSVCIILQAASGAASDILHAETNRNLLLYPNIRGNKEHILWKYKGNKMVEWDRTKPGIKEYLQFMQRTQLNTETGDVTVSRVTPADSGLYEADIIIDGKKKSFTQQVEVIDPVRNTSISCNKTGSTVTLLCEAEGPLLSYSWTGPGLQNPENRNPIQISGENLGSSYTCVVKNPVSEEKKSYPAGDCSTKERTALHAGSVVGCLLLLVSVLVGLLVYKRLKSRRDQANKESDEERSQYNQDMDHVQEGEEERLLKQPGKKKEVKQKHGGEGENETIQPDTKTNLQSQVRGGEDVDKSSSSINVDLSMIKQGNTENNIRKYEAMSPEKLIDKSDLKPHVQPPPARREEVRSADETSEPVRQELEDKNQQPNKDTDTSDENEGKKKTNKQDSAEDETRSSETLTKETPYSMAKTESAEQQEQKTPSDNQTEERNDQQSPNKQVADPDRQSPQPAAHGGESQSECEEENPKTSIKSAKICHFNSVCRDDKEAPQTKYPTKPLRSGLLRSPGKDQHEDAAAQPEPGASEDTRQSDKRAKKSKPPLPPKPQVKKEHHDVQVKEKEEATSEGQTESLQANTDNGDAAVDESKQSSTSR from the exons ATGAACTTCTACATTATTCCATCTGTCTGCATTATTCTGCAGGCAGCTTCAG GTGCTGCATCAGATATCCTCCATGCTGAGACAAATAGGAACTTGCTGTTGTATCCAAACATCAGGGGAAATAAAGAACACATCCTGTGGAAATACAAAGGTAACAAGATGGTGGAGTGGGACAGGACGAAACCAGGGATCAAGGAATATTTACAATTCATGCAGCGGACTCAGCTGAACACAGAAACAGGCGATGTCACCGTCAGTAGGGTGACACCAGCCGACAGTGGACTGTATGAAGCAGATATTATtattgatggaaaaaaaaagagtttcaCTCAACAAGTGGAAGTTATTg aCCCTGTGAGGAACACCAGTATCAGCTGTAATAAAACAGGATCTACAGTAACTCTGCTCTGTGAAGCAGAAGGTCCTCTCCTCAGTTACAGCTGGACAGGACCTGGACTACAGAACCCAGAGAACAGGAACCCGATACAGATCAGTGGAGAGAACCTGGGTTCCAGCTACACCTGTGTGGTGAAGAACCCAGTTAGTGAGGAGAAGAAGAGTTATCCTGCTGGAGACTGTTCTACTAAAG AGCGCACCGCTTTACATGCAGGTTCTGTTGTTGGATGTCTCCTTCTGCTGGTATCGGTTCTTGTTGGACTGTTGGTTTATAAGAGGCTAAAGTCACGCAGAG ATCAAGCGAATAAAGAGAGTGATGAGGAGAGATCTCAGTACAACCAGGACATGGATCACGTACAAGAGGGTGAAGAGGAGAGATTATTGAAGCAGCCTGGTAAAAAGAAGGaagtaaaacagaaacatgGTGGTGAAGGGGAAAATGAGACTATCCAGCCTGATACCAAGACAAATCTTCAGTCACAAGTACGTGGTGGTGAGGATGTGGACAAATCTTCATCATCCATTAATGTGGATCTGTCAATGATCAAACAAGGCAACACAGAAAATAATATTAGAAAATATGAAGCAATGAGTCCAG AAAAACTGATCGACAAATCTGATCTGAAGCCACATGTACAGCCACCTCCAGCCCGTCGTG AAGAAGTACGATCTGCTGATGAGACCTCTGAGCCAGTCAGACAGGAGTTAGAAGACAAGAACCAACAACCAAACAAAGATACAGACACCAGTGATGAAAATGAAG GgaagaaaaagacaaacaagCAGGACAGTGCAGAAGATGAGACAAGAAGCAGCGAGACACTGACCAAAGAAACTCCCTACTCGATG GCGAAGACAGAGTCTGCTGAGCAGCAGGAACAGAAAACACCATCTGACAACCAAACTGAGGAGAGAAATGACCAACAAAGCCCAAATAAACAAG ttgcAGATCCTGACAGGCAATCACCACAACCAGCAGCTCATGGTGGAGAGTCTCAGTCTGAATGTGAGGAAGAAAATCCAAAAACCAGCATCAAATCAGCAAAAATATGTCATTTCAATTcag TTTGTAGAGATGATAAAGAAGCTCCCCAAACAAAATACCCAACCAAGCCTCTGAGATCAGGACTTCTGCGGAGCCCTGGAAAGGATCAGCATGaagatgcagcagcacaacctgAACCAGGAGCATCAGAAGACACTCGACAATCAgacaaaagagcaaaaaagtCAAAACCTCCCCTACCCCCCAAGCCACAGGTTAAAAAGGAGCACCATGATGTTCAGGtaaaggagaaggaggaggcgACGTCTGAAGGTCAAACAGAGAGTCTGCAGGCAAACACAGACAATGGGGATGCTGCTGTTGATGAGTCCAAGCAATCATCTACCAGCAGATAA
- the LOC114764510 gene encoding neurofilament heavy polypeptide-like isoform X1, whose amino-acid sequence MNFYIIPSVCIILQAASGAASDILHAETNRNLLLYPNIRGNKEHILWKYKGNKMVEWDRTKPGIKEYLQFMQRTQLNTETGDVTVSRVTPADSGLYEADIIIDGKKKSFTQQVEVIDPVRNTSISCNKTGSTVTLLCEAEGPLLSYSWTGPGLQNPENRNPIQISGENLGSSYTCVVKNPVSEEKKSYPAGDCSTKERTALHAGSVVGCLLLLVSVLVGLLVYKRLKSRRDQANKESDEERSQYNQDMDHVQEGEEERLLKQPGKKKEVKQKHGGEGENETIQPDTKTNLQSQVRGGEDVDKSSSSINVDLSMIKQGNTENNIRKYEAMSPEKLIDKSDLKPHVQPPPARREEVRSADETSEPVRQELEDKNQQPNKDTDTSDENEGKKKTNKQDSAEDETRSSETLTKETPYSMAKTESAEQQEQKTPSDNQTEERNDQQSPNKQEHTPQPGMTKSPVKEAGGEEDQDVEAAPIKVADPDRQSPQPAAHGGESQSECEEENPKTSIKSAKICHFNSVCRDDKEAPQTKYPTKPLRSGLLRSPGKDQHEDAAAQPEPGASEDTRQSDKRAKKSKPPLPPKPQVKKEHHDVQVKEKEEATSEGQTESLQANTDNGDAAVDESKQSSTSR is encoded by the exons ATGAACTTCTACATTATTCCATCTGTCTGCATTATTCTGCAGGCAGCTTCAG GTGCTGCATCAGATATCCTCCATGCTGAGACAAATAGGAACTTGCTGTTGTATCCAAACATCAGGGGAAATAAAGAACACATCCTGTGGAAATACAAAGGTAACAAGATGGTGGAGTGGGACAGGACGAAACCAGGGATCAAGGAATATTTACAATTCATGCAGCGGACTCAGCTGAACACAGAAACAGGCGATGTCACCGTCAGTAGGGTGACACCAGCCGACAGTGGACTGTATGAAGCAGATATTATtattgatggaaaaaaaaagagtttcaCTCAACAAGTGGAAGTTATTg aCCCTGTGAGGAACACCAGTATCAGCTGTAATAAAACAGGATCTACAGTAACTCTGCTCTGTGAAGCAGAAGGTCCTCTCCTCAGTTACAGCTGGACAGGACCTGGACTACAGAACCCAGAGAACAGGAACCCGATACAGATCAGTGGAGAGAACCTGGGTTCCAGCTACACCTGTGTGGTGAAGAACCCAGTTAGTGAGGAGAAGAAGAGTTATCCTGCTGGAGACTGTTCTACTAAAG AGCGCACCGCTTTACATGCAGGTTCTGTTGTTGGATGTCTCCTTCTGCTGGTATCGGTTCTTGTTGGACTGTTGGTTTATAAGAGGCTAAAGTCACGCAGAG ATCAAGCGAATAAAGAGAGTGATGAGGAGAGATCTCAGTACAACCAGGACATGGATCACGTACAAGAGGGTGAAGAGGAGAGATTATTGAAGCAGCCTGGTAAAAAGAAGGaagtaaaacagaaacatgGTGGTGAAGGGGAAAATGAGACTATCCAGCCTGATACCAAGACAAATCTTCAGTCACAAGTACGTGGTGGTGAGGATGTGGACAAATCTTCATCATCCATTAATGTGGATCTGTCAATGATCAAACAAGGCAACACAGAAAATAATATTAGAAAATATGAAGCAATGAGTCCAG AAAAACTGATCGACAAATCTGATCTGAAGCCACATGTACAGCCACCTCCAGCCCGTCGTG AAGAAGTACGATCTGCTGATGAGACCTCTGAGCCAGTCAGACAGGAGTTAGAAGACAAGAACCAACAACCAAACAAAGATACAGACACCAGTGATGAAAATGAAG GgaagaaaaagacaaacaagCAGGACAGTGCAGAAGATGAGACAAGAAGCAGCGAGACACTGACCAAAGAAACTCCCTACTCGATG GCGAAGACAGAGTCTGCTGAGCAGCAGGAACAGAAAACACCATCTGACAACCAAACTGAGGAGAGAAATGACCAACAAAGCCCAAATAAACAAG AACACACACCTCAGCCTGGCATGACGAAATCTCCAGTAAAGGAGGCTGGTGGAGAAGAGGATCAGGATGTAGAAGCAGCACCAATAAAGG ttgcAGATCCTGACAGGCAATCACCACAACCAGCAGCTCATGGTGGAGAGTCTCAGTCTGAATGTGAGGAAGAAAATCCAAAAACCAGCATCAAATCAGCAAAAATATGTCATTTCAATTcag TTTGTAGAGATGATAAAGAAGCTCCCCAAACAAAATACCCAACCAAGCCTCTGAGATCAGGACTTCTGCGGAGCCCTGGAAAGGATCAGCATGaagatgcagcagcacaacctgAACCAGGAGCATCAGAAGACACTCGACAATCAgacaaaagagcaaaaaagtCAAAACCTCCCCTACCCCCCAAGCCACAGGTTAAAAAGGAGCACCATGATGTTCAGGtaaaggagaaggaggaggcgACGTCTGAAGGTCAAACAGAGAGTCTGCAGGCAAACACAGACAATGGGGATGCTGCTGTTGATGAGTCCAAGCAATCATCTACCAGCAGATAA